The Idiomarina loihiensis L2TR genomic sequence GCTGTCGGTGTCGGCTGCAGTCGCTGCATCAGGAACATACTGGCACCCATTAAAATAGGCAGGATGTAGTATGGGTCTTTGGTTGACAGATCCTGTATCCAGAACACAAAAGCAGAATGACGCAGTTCAACACTTTCCAATAGCACCCAGTATAGCGCCAGGAAGATTGGAAGTTGTAACAGCATAGGCAGACAGCCGCCCAGAGGATTCACTTTCTCCTCTTTATAGAGCTTCATCATGGCGCCTGACATCTTTTGTCGGTCGTCACCATAACGCTCGCGCAGAGCCGTCATTTTTGGCTGCAGCATGCGCATCTTAGCCATTGAAACGTATTGCGCCTTAGTTAGCGGGAACAATAGCGCTTTAACAATAACTGTGGTCAGGATAATAGCCAGACCCCAGTTAATAACGATGCTTTGTAAGAACTGCAGCAGTTTGAATATCGGTTGAGCTAACCACCATAGGAAACCATAGTCGACGGTTAAGTCCAGATACTCGACGACTTCAGCCATAGCGTCTTGGTCTTTTGGACCCAGAAATACTTGAGACTCAATCGTTTTGGAGCTGCCTGGCTGAATATCAGTCATTGGATAAATGACACCGATAATTGCCTGGCTGCCATTGGCTACTCGAGAATAAAGACGATTTTGCTGACCTTGTTTCGGCACCCAGGCTGACACGAAATAGTGCTCAAGCATTCCGACCCAACCAGTTTGCGAAGTAACGTTCAGCTTTTTGTCCTGCATGCTGTCGAAATCGTATTTTTCGAACTTGTCTTCATCGTAGGAATAAGCTGCACCAAAATAGGTAGGCATGATCATACTGCCACTTTCGCCTGAGTGTACGGAACGTTTTAATTGGCCGTAAAATTGGGTTTCAAGCGTTTTGCTGGTGTTATTTTCTACTTCGTACCGAACATCAACAGTGTATTTTCCTGGCGTGAAGGTAAATACTTTACGATAAACAGCGCCGTTCTCAGCCGTATAGGTTAAAGGAACTTCAATAACCTCGCTTGTAGACTCGTAGCTTTCTTGTTCGTAGTTATAAGAAGGGCGGCCGTCTTTGCCATCAATTCCGTCCGGGCCAATTAGGCCTGACTGAGCGACGTAAACGTTGTTTGAACTGTTTTGCAGAAGTTGAAAGCGTTCTTCAGAACCCTGAGTTTTCGCAAACTTGAGTAAGTGAGTCGAAACAACATCACCACCGCGGG encodes the following:
- the yidC gene encoding membrane protein insertase YidC — protein: MNSPRTILFIAFLVVSFFLYQNWMVETAPGTKAPENVTSTQSSNNAENSDVPSGSSAVSADVPESDQPVVAQRAETTVHVRTDVLDVEIDTRGGDVVSTHLLKFAKTQGSEERFQLLQNSSNNVYVAQSGLIGPDGIDGKDGRPSYNYEQESYESTSEVIEVPLTYTAENGAVYRKVFTFTPGKYTVDVRYEVENNTSKTLETQFYGQLKRSVHSGESGSMIMPTYFGAAYSYDEDKFEKYDFDSMQDKKLNVTSQTGWVGMLEHYFVSAWVPKQGQQNRLYSRVANGSQAIIGVIYPMTDIQPGSSKTIESQVFLGPKDQDAMAEVVEYLDLTVDYGFLWWLAQPIFKLLQFLQSIVINWGLAIILTTVIVKALLFPLTKAQYVSMAKMRMLQPKMTALRERYGDDRQKMSGAMMKLYKEEKVNPLGGCLPMLLQLPIFLALYWVLLESVELRHSAFVFWIQDLSTKDPYYILPILMGASMFLMQRLQPTPTADPMQQKLFQYMPVIFTVFFLWFPSGLVLYWLVSNLITIAQMLIIYRGLEKKGINVRNKK